The Microcoleus sp. FACHB-831 genome has a segment encoding these proteins:
- a CDS encoding sulfite oxidase-like oxidoreductase, translating to MLGKFFQKSSNAESDRVPPGQYLAKGFPVLTYGQTPRIIQEQWQLRVWGLAKEKTFSWADFMAMPQHNFTADFHCVTRWSKLDVQWTGVKVTDFMQQVEIDPQAVHIMEHCYGGYTTNISLEDFLREENFFAHTLFGEPLAEEHGGPLRLVVPHLYAWKSAKWINGLEFLNREDFGFWERNGYHKRGEPWAEERYSM from the coding sequence ATGTTAGGAAAATTTTTCCAAAAATCAAGCAACGCCGAGAGCGATCGCGTCCCCCCAGGTCAATACCTAGCAAAGGGTTTTCCAGTCCTAACTTATGGCCAGACTCCTCGCATCATACAGGAGCAATGGCAACTGCGGGTATGGGGTCTAGCCAAAGAAAAAACCTTTAGCTGGGCAGATTTCATGGCTATGCCCCAGCACAACTTTACTGCTGACTTCCACTGTGTAACGCGCTGGTCGAAACTAGACGTGCAGTGGACTGGGGTGAAAGTCACAGACTTTATGCAGCAGGTGGAAATAGATCCCCAAGCTGTTCATATCATGGAACACTGCTATGGCGGATATACGACCAACATATCCCTAGAAGATTTTCTACGGGAAGAAAACTTTTTTGCACACACCCTCTTTGGGGAGCCACTAGCAGAAGAACATGGCGGCCCTCTGCGGCTGGTAGTACCGCACCTTTACGCCTGGAAAAGTGCTAAATGGATTAACGGACTAGAGTTTCTAAACCGCGAAGATTTTGGTTTTTGGGAGCGCAACGGCTACCACAAGCGCGGAGAGCCTTGGGCAGAAGAGCGCTATAGTATGTGA